A window of the Butyricimonas virosa genome harbors these coding sequences:
- the pgeF gene encoding peptidoglycan editing factor PgeF, which translates to MIRVERDKVAFYQFLELRDFPGLIHFVSGREGGVSVGGQSALNLGFMDEDRDDRVLTNRILLAEAVGCGVDDFIFGEQKHTTHVEVVTRAQRGRGGREKATRLPSTDALITRETGVCLMVLAADCVPVLMYDPRMRVIAAVHAGWRGTVGRIAAKTEERMREEFGCDPRDMIVGIGPSIGPCCFEVGEEVVEAALEGLGDLKGLVETGKHPGKYQLNLWEANRRQLRQVGVEDARIEVAGICTVCHHDQFFSYRGDRGNTGRFGAGIMLNI; encoded by the coding sequence ATGATTAGGGTTGAGAGAGATAAAGTTGCGTTCTACCAGTTTTTGGAATTACGGGATTTTCCGGGATTAATTCATTTCGTGTCGGGAAGGGAAGGAGGCGTTAGTGTCGGCGGGCAATCTGCGTTGAATCTAGGGTTCATGGATGAGGATCGGGATGATCGGGTGTTGACTAACCGGATATTGCTGGCAGAGGCGGTTGGCTGTGGCGTGGATGATTTTATTTTTGGAGAACAAAAACACACCACTCACGTAGAAGTCGTGACCCGGGCACAGCGTGGTCGGGGAGGACGGGAAAAAGCAACCCGCTTGCCTTCGACGGATGCTTTGATTACGAGAGAAACGGGTGTTTGTCTGATGGTGCTTGCGGCCGATTGTGTGCCTGTTTTGATGTACGATCCCCGGATGCGGGTGATTGCTGCCGTCCATGCCGGATGGCGGGGTACGGTGGGAAGAATTGCTGCGAAGACCGAGGAACGGATGCGGGAGGAGTTCGGATGTGATCCTCGGGATATGATTGTTGGAATTGGCCCCTCTATCGGCCCTTGTTGTTTCGAGGTTGGAGAAGAGGTCGTTGAGGCGGCACTCGAGGGCTTGGGGGATTTGAAGGGCTTAGTGGAAACGGGGAAACACCCCGGGAAGTATCAGTTGAATCTGTGGGAGGCGAACCGTCGTCAATTACGGCAAGTGGGAGTGGAAGATGCTCGTATCGAAGTAGCGGGCATTTGTACCGTTTGTCATCATGATCAATTTTTTTCCTATCGAGGGGACCGGGGTAACACGGGACGATTCGGGGCGGGAATCATGTTAAATATATAA
- a CDS encoding purine-nucleoside phosphorylase, producing the protein MLDKIQESSKYLAPFVKGEHSIGIILGTGLGELGKSIEIEHAIPYMAIPNFPVSTVQGHRGELLIGSFGGKKVIAMQGRFHYYEGYSMKEVTFPVRVMHALGVKTLFVSNAAGGVNTNYLVGDLMIIRDHINLFPEHPLRGKNIDELGPRFPGMAEAYSKRLIQLAEEAGKKLNIPLQKGVYAGLQGPSFETPAEYNWIRVIGGDAVGMSTVPEVIVARHMNMECFGMSVITNSTASEELIKTNHAEVQDVGNHAQPRMGAIFKEIISKL; encoded by the coding sequence TATTTGGCTCCTTTCGTGAAAGGAGAGCATTCCATTGGTATTATCCTGGGAACAGGACTGGGAGAACTGGGAAAATCAATAGAGATAGAACACGCCATCCCATATATGGCAATTCCAAACTTTCCCGTTTCCACGGTACAGGGACACCGGGGAGAATTGCTTATCGGGTCCTTCGGGGGCAAAAAAGTCATTGCCATGCAGGGACGTTTCCACTATTACGAGGGATATTCCATGAAAGAAGTGACCTTTCCCGTGAGAGTGATGCACGCTCTCGGGGTAAAGACCCTTTTTGTTTCCAATGCGGCCGGGGGCGTGAACACGAATTACCTAGTTGGCGACCTGATGATCATTCGGGATCATATCAACCTATTCCCGGAACACCCGCTACGGGGTAAAAATATCGACGAACTCGGTCCTCGCTTCCCCGGAATGGCCGAGGCATATAGCAAACGCTTGATTCAACTGGCAGAAGAGGCTGGAAAGAAACTAAATATTCCATTGCAAAAAGGTGTGTACGCCGGACTGCAAGGGCCATCCTTCGAAACACCGGCAGAGTATAACTGGATTCGGGTTATCGGTGGAGACGCCGTGGGAATGTCTACCGTACCGGAGGTCATCGTGGCTCGTCACATGAACATGGAATGCTTTGGTATGTCGGTTATCACGAACAGCACGGCCAGCGAGGAACTCATAAAAACGAACCATGCGGAAGTACAGGACGTGGGCAACCACGCTCAACCTCGAATGGGAGCCATATTCAAAGAAATCATCAGCAAATTATGA
- a CDS encoding Fic family protein, with product MWQELCKTRKEYLERAQLDTKGYSPRRSETLLYEIARLDGMDIKKQDFFNILNDIEISPKVTREDTHRIKDLSNAFLYLVKCAQQRKRLSLDFVREVSAKVMQHTGKEVYTTIGGYDTSLGDFRLGEEYYEEGVLANYAQIPDMLEQLCKETNEKLGNVHDILTVKLAADFHYRFMHIKPFGAGNISVGLLMMNYIQMMFREPLIIIPGEDKAKYLAAIKMQKDTPTPETFERFVGEELLSQLRKEVSPQK from the coding sequence ATGTGGCAAGAACTATGCAAAACTCGCAAAGAATACCTCGAAAGAGCGCAACTGGACACGAAAGGCTATTCACCCCGACGGTCGGAAACATTACTCTACGAGATTGCCCGCCTAGACGGCATGGACATCAAGAAACAGGACTTTTTCAATATCCTGAACGATATTGAGATCTCACCCAAAGTTACACGAGAAGACACGCACCGGATAAAAGACCTAAGTAACGCCTTCCTTTACCTGGTTAAATGCGCACAACAACGCAAAAGACTCTCGCTCGACTTCGTACGGGAAGTCAGCGCAAAAGTAATGCAACACACGGGCAAAGAAGTATACACCACAATCGGTGGTTACGATACCTCACTAGGCGATTTTCGGTTGGGAGAGGAGTATTATGAAGAAGGCGTTCTCGCCAACTACGCTCAAATCCCGGATATGCTGGAACAATTATGCAAGGAGACAAATGAAAAGCTAGGTAACGTTCACGACATTCTGACCGTGAAACTTGCCGCAGACTTTCACTATCGTTTCATGCATATAAAACCTTTCGGGGCTGGGAATATTAGCGTCGGACTCCTAATGATGAACTATATCCAGATGATGTTCCGGGAGCCGCTCATCATCATCCCGGGAGAAGACAAGGCAAAATACCTCGCTGCCATAAAAATGCAGAAGGACACCCCAACACCCGAAACATTCGAACGTTTCGTGGGAGAGGAATTACTTTCCCAACTTCGCAAAGAAGTCTCCCCGCAGAAATAA
- a CDS encoding CidA/LrgA family protein: MLGGIFIIMAFYLLGECCAWLINDFVPGSVLGMMFLFLALSMRWVRPERVRPVARFLCDNMAFFFLPAGVGIITSMDVLSRYWDIVLVVGTVTTLLVLIVVAVLQQWQEDHRAHGKTN, encoded by the coding sequence ATGTTAGGAGGAATTTTTATTATTATGGCTTTTTATTTACTGGGAGAATGTTGTGCCTGGTTGATAAACGATTTCGTGCCGGGGAGCGTGTTGGGAATGATGTTTTTGTTCTTGGCATTATCCATGCGTTGGGTCAGGCCGGAGAGAGTGCGTCCGGTGGCTCGTTTCCTTTGTGATAATATGGCGTTTTTCTTTCTCCCGGCGGGAGTGGGGATTATCACGTCTATGGATGTGTTGTCTCGTTACTGGGACATCGTATTGGTGGTGGGGACGGTGACGACTTTGTTAGTTTTGATCGTGGTGGCGGTTTTGCAACAATGGCAAGAGGATCATCGGGCACATGGTAAAACGAATTAA
- a CDS encoding 3'-5' exonuclease: MLKNFTAIDFETANRYPTSACSIGIVVVQDGEITEEFSHLIKPEPYYFNKKFIEIHGITPAMVEDAPSFYDLWSVIGHYFDTEALVAHNAGFDISVLKACLERADLYARLPESFCTCRLSRKWVKGLPNYKLNTLCDHFGIALNHHEALSDARGAAKIMIELSKLSLFHDFFPHCQ; encoded by the coding sequence ATGTTAAAGAATTTCACGGCTATCGATTTCGAGACGGCTAACCGTTACCCGACAAGCGCTTGCTCGATCGGAATTGTTGTCGTGCAGGATGGTGAGATCACGGAAGAGTTCTCGCATTTGATTAAGCCGGAGCCGTACTATTTTAACAAGAAGTTTATCGAGATTCACGGGATTACTCCCGCGATGGTGGAAGATGCGCCTTCGTTTTATGATTTGTGGAGTGTGATCGGGCATTACTTTGATACGGAAGCATTGGTTGCACATAATGCGGGATTTGATATAAGTGTTTTGAAGGCTTGCCTGGAACGGGCGGATTTATATGCTCGTTTGCCTGAATCTTTTTGTACTTGCCGGTTGTCCCGGAAGTGGGTGAAAGGCTTACCCAATTATAAATTGAATACTTTGTGTGATCATTTCGGGATAGCGTTAAATCACCATGAGGCGTTAAGTGATGCCCGAGGTGCGGCAAAAATCATGATTGAATTGTCGAAGTTGAGTCTTTTTCATGATTTTTTTCCTCACTGTCAGTGA
- a CDS encoding LrgB family protein — MQSIISSEIFIITLVAGVYLAALWLYRKTRLALLHPLLVSIPALVAVMSVIGIPYESFRQGSRMINFLLGPSVVALGYVLWEQVEYMKSNAVSIMTSIFVGSLVGIVSVICIARWMGADHVLIATLEPKSVTTPIAMGVAEKAGGIPAIAAVIVIVVGIFGGIVGPFVLNKLNIDSKIARGLSLGAAAHGLGTARAMELGALEGAISGLAIGLMGVMTAILVPIVEWVMSLF; from the coding sequence ATGCAGTCTATTATTTCGTCAGAGATATTTATAATAACATTAGTGGCCGGGGTATACTTGGCAGCGCTCTGGTTGTATCGGAAAACGAGATTGGCGCTCTTACATCCTTTGTTAGTTTCTATCCCGGCCTTGGTGGCGGTGATGAGCGTAATCGGGATTCCGTATGAATCTTTCCGACAAGGGAGCCGGATGATTAATTTCCTGCTGGGACCTTCTGTTGTGGCTTTGGGGTACGTGTTGTGGGAACAGGTGGAATATATGAAGAGTAATGCGGTGTCGATCATGACTTCTATTTTTGTCGGGAGTTTGGTGGGAATCGTGAGCGTAATTTGTATTGCTCGCTGGATGGGAGCGGACCACGTGTTGATAGCGACGTTGGAACCGAAGTCCGTGACGACCCCGATAGCGATGGGGGTAGCCGAGAAAGCGGGGGGTATTCCTGCCATTGCGGCGGTAATTGTTATCGTGGTGGGAATATTCGGGGGGATCGTGGGCCCTTTCGTGTTGAACAAATTGAATATCGATAGTAAGATTGCCCGGGGATTATCCCTTGGTGCCGCAGCTCACGGGTTGGGTACAGCTAGGGCAATGGAACTGGGTGCGTTGGAAGGGGCCATTAGTGGGTTGGCGATTGGTTTGATGGGGGTGATGACCGCTATATTGGTGCCTATTGTTGAATGGGTCATGTCATTATTCTAG
- a CDS encoding type B 50S ribosomal protein L31 encodes MKKGIHPENYRLVAFKDMSNGTTTITKSTAATKETIEIDGVEYPLVKMEISNSSHPFYTGKIKLIDTAGRVDKFMNRYKNHMENRKK; translated from the coding sequence ATGAAAAAGGGCATACATCCTGAAAATTACAGATTAGTAGCGTTTAAAGATATGTCTAATGGAACGACTACAATCACCAAGTCTACTGCTGCAACGAAGGAGACTATCGAGATCGACGGAGTTGAATATCCATTAGTAAAGATGGAAATCTCCAACTCTTCACACCCGTTCTATACCGGTAAGATTAAACTGATCGACACTGCAGGACGTGTTGACAAGTTCATGAACCGTTACAAGAACCACATGGAAAACAGAAAGAAATAA